Proteins encoded within one genomic window of Chitinivibrionia bacterium:
- a CDS encoding nucleotidyltransferase domain-containing protein — protein MDKREDIISIAQKYLELVKASSFPMQIERAYLFGSFAKGCPHKDSDIDIALVVNEWKGNYFEVVPPIWGLCRNVDFRIEPHIIVPEEDYADFLPEIQRTGVELV, from the coding sequence ATGGACAAAAGAGAAGATATTATTTCCATAGCCCAAAAATATTTGGAATTAGTAAAGGCGAGTTCTTTTCCTATGCAAATAGAACGGGCGTATCTTTTTGGCTCGTTCGCTAAAGGTTGTCCTCACAAAGACAGCGATATTGATATTGCTTTAGTGGTAAATGAATGGAAAGGAAACTATTTTGAAGTAGTTCCGCCGATTTGGGGATTATGCAGAAATGTTGATTTCAGAATAGAGCCGCATATAATAGTTCCCGAAGAAGATTACGCCGATTTTTTGCCTGAAATACAACGGACAGGCGTTGAATTAGTGTAG
- a CDS encoding LemA family protein — translation MSVAGIIAIVVVVILVFIVIGMYNSMIKLRNNRENAFADIDVQLQQRHDLIPQLVETVRGYMKHESSTLQAVVEARNGAVQARTIDEKIVAEGKLTSAMQGLKITFEQYPDLKASANFKQLQEEISDVENKLAASRRFFNSATKEYNNSVETFPANIIAGMFNFRKEISFDLGTDRATVGAAPKIQF, via the coding sequence ATGTCTGTAGCAGGTATTATAGCGATAGTCGTAGTGGTTATTTTGGTGTTTATTGTTATCGGTATGTATAACTCGATGATAAAATTGCGCAATAATCGCGAAAATGCGTTTGCCGATATTGATGTTCAATTACAGCAACGGCACGACCTTATCCCGCAGTTGGTGGAGACGGTGCGCGGCTATATGAAGCACGAAAGCAGCACTTTGCAGGCGGTTGTCGAGGCGCGAAACGGAGCTGTGCAGGCGCGTACTATCGACGAAAAAATCGTCGCGGAGGGCAAACTTACTTCCGCAATGCAGGGGCTGAAAATCACGTTTGAGCAATATCCCGACCTCAAAGCAAGCGCGAATTTTAAGCAGTTGCAGGAAGAAATTTCGGACGTCGAAAACAAACTCGCGGCAAGTCGTCGTTTCTTCAACTCGGCAACCAAAGAATACAATAACAGCGTTGAAACATTCCCCGCAAATATTATCGCAGGAATGTTTAATTTCCGTAAAGAAATATCTTTCGATTTGGGAACGGACAGAGCAACGGTCGGCGCGGCGCCTAAAATTCAGTTTTAA
- a CDS encoding ABC transporter permease, translating to MPMKTLTLPKTIDRAWVEQEGQSILSEKSASVVFCGDVRSFDSAGRAFFRLLAKRKNLKISDLSDEITRAMQPSRNVQNESPRKKKNFFEDVGDKTVNAYNEFCSALVILVEMVYWGTFGLLQKRDFRKGVLGEQMYNLGYGALGITFLLTFLIGIAISVQSAIQLRQFGADIFLIMLVVIGMIREIGPLMAAIILAGRTGSATTAEIATMKVQEEIDALKTMGLNPIQFVVVPKFWAISITMPLLSIMATIAGILGGFAVAYIYLGLSIDIIMTEFAKNIIVRDVVISLIKSLVFSWLILWIGAYYGLSVRGGAEEVGKATTKSVVTAIFVIVITAALFSFVY from the coding sequence ATGCCTATGAAAACACTAACCCTCCCCAAAACCATCGACAGAGCTTGGGTCGAGCAGGAAGGACAGAGCATTCTTTCCGAGAAGTCGGCGAGCGTTGTTTTTTGCGGCGATGTGCGGAGTTTTGACTCTGCGGGACGGGCGTTTTTTAGGTTGCTTGCGAAAAGAAAAAACTTGAAAATCTCTGATCTTTCCGATGAAATTACGCGCGCAATGCAACCAAGCCGCAATGTGCAAAACGAAAGTCCGCGCAAAAAAAAGAACTTTTTTGAAGACGTCGGCGACAAAACCGTAAATGCGTATAACGAATTTTGTTCGGCGCTTGTTATTTTGGTGGAAATGGTCTATTGGGGGACTTTCGGGCTTCTTCAAAAACGGGATTTTCGCAAAGGGGTTTTGGGCGAGCAGATGTACAATTTGGGCTACGGCGCGCTCGGAATAACGTTTCTGCTCACGTTCTTAATAGGAATAGCGATTTCGGTGCAATCGGCAATTCAACTGCGGCAATTCGGCGCGGACATTTTCCTCATAATGCTTGTGGTTATAGGAATGATACGCGAAATCGGTCCTCTTATGGCGGCAATAATTTTAGCGGGACGAACAGGCTCGGCGACCACCGCAGAAATCGCCACAATGAAAGTCCAAGAAGAAATAGACGCACTGAAAACTATGGGACTTAACCCGATACAGTTTGTTGTTGTGCCGAAGTTTTGGGCGATTTCCATAACAATGCCGCTTTTGAGTATTATGGCGACCATCGCGGGAATTTTGGGCGGTTTTGCCGTGGCGTATATCTATTTAGGGCTTTCGATAGACATAATTATGACAGAATTTGCTAAAAATATTATAGTTCGCGACGTAGTTATTTCGCTGATAAAATCGCTTGTGTTCTCGTGGTTAATTTTGTGGATAGGAGCGTATTACGGCTTAAGCGTTCGCGGCGGCGCGGAAGAAGTCGGCAAAGCGACAACAAAATCGGTCGTGACGGCAATTTTTGTGATAGTCATAACGGCGGCTTTGTTCTCGTTTGTTTATTAA
- a CDS encoding calcium/sodium antiporter: MLEQFFPREFVVFFPYIYLAAGLGLLIFSGNLLVSGSVQIARHLKISTLVVGLTIVAYGTSAPEMFISIGAALNNAHDIVLGNVIGSNIANIACILALVVIICPISINNRSIAFDYSIMALATILMLIFGLNGVISFWAGLCFVLILISYTTFSVIKSRRSAAAKEIEPPTMKPYIAVLMILAAVGGLYFSSGWFVEGAKQIAVQWGVSERIIATSIVAVGTSMPELISSLIAAFRKETDLSIGNIIGSNFFNIAGVLGITAIIRPLNISNQSMFFSDMIWVLGVSLALLLVMLPLSKGRINRWEGVLLLGVFAAYMIVLYNG; encoded by the coding sequence ATGCTCGAGCAATTTTTCCCGCGCGAATTTGTTGTTTTTTTTCCATACATTTACCTCGCGGCAGGGCTTGGATTATTGATTTTCAGCGGAAATTTGCTGGTATCGGGCAGTGTTCAAATCGCTCGCCACCTTAAAATAAGCACGCTTGTGGTTGGACTTACCATTGTCGCCTACGGAACGAGCGCCCCCGAAATGTTCATAAGTATCGGCGCGGCTCTTAACAACGCCCACGACATAGTGCTCGGAAACGTTATCGGCTCAAACATTGCAAATATTGCGTGTATTTTGGCTTTGGTTGTAATAATTTGCCCGATTTCCATAAATAACAGGTCAATCGCTTTTGATTATTCGATAATGGCTTTGGCGACAATTTTAATGCTTATTTTTGGACTAAACGGCGTTATAAGTTTTTGGGCGGGACTTTGTTTTGTGCTTATTTTGATAAGTTATACTACTTTTTCCGTAATAAAATCGCGCAGAAGCGCCGCCGCAAAAGAAATCGAGCCCCCCACAATGAAGCCCTACATAGCGGTTTTAATGATTTTGGCGGCTGTCGGCGGGCTGTATTTCAGTTCGGGATGGTTTGTCGAAGGCGCTAAGCAAATCGCGGTGCAATGGGGAGTAAGCGAGCGCATTATCGCCACGTCCATTGTCGCGGTCGGCACAAGTATGCCCGAACTAATATCGTCGTTAATAGCGGCATTCCGCAAAGAAACAGACCTTTCCATCGGCAATATTATCGGCTCAAATTTTTTCAATATCGCGGGAGTTTTGGGGATAACTGCAATTATTCGCCCGCTGAATATCAGCAACCAATCTATGTTTTTTTCCGATATGATATGGGTTTTAGGCGTTTCGCTTGCGTTGCTTTTAGTTATGCTTCCGCTTTCAAAAGGCAGAATAAATCGCTGGGAAGGCGTTTTGCTTCTGGGCGTTTTTGCGGCTTATATGATTGTTTTGTATAACGGTTAA
- a CDS encoding penicillin-binding protein activator LpoB — MGKVIRVLAVILIVACGVWAQQQHRPLVAVLPFEVRTGVSQQDAATITEIFINELQVQATGRIRILTRASADFARILEEMQFQRTDMASEENAAQIGRRAGAQFVISGQFSRLGQNIVWIARMVNVETGEVASSARETIKNIDEVLGKMPSFSKQIVSNLGTAPTTRPTSSHQIIGKWRAVSGSSVLVIEFQEGGRIRVERFGYLRQTGWRSKRGRLKNSDLKRWQYDADAIVGSYMLNEPNRISIFLDLTGVDWRNEARPSPLEIRFNGTYIFDSRSEFRLISSNNIRGIPCMNDLSQTNISNRWRSFSCNYISFVRVQ, encoded by the coding sequence ATGGGCAAGGTTATTCGAGTGTTGGCGGTAATATTAATTGTCGCTTGTGGAGTGTGGGCGCAACAGCAACATAGACCTTTGGTCGCCGTGTTGCCGTTTGAGGTAAGAACAGGGGTTAGCCAGCAAGATGCAGCAACCATAACCGAAATATTTATCAACGAATTGCAAGTGCAAGCAACGGGAAGAATTAGAATTCTCACTCGTGCAAGTGCTGATTTCGCTAGAATTTTGGAGGAAATGCAATTTCAAAGGACTGATATGGCAAGTGAAGAAAATGCCGCCCAAATTGGAAGACGGGCAGGCGCTCAATTTGTTATCAGCGGGCAATTCAGTAGATTAGGGCAAAATATTGTTTGGATAGCGAGAATGGTAAATGTTGAAACAGGAGAGGTGGCTTCAAGCGCTCGTGAAACAATAAAAAATATAGACGAAGTTTTAGGAAAAATGCCGAGTTTTAGTAAGCAAATTGTAAGCAATCTTGGAACAGCGCCGACAACGCGACCCACGTCATCTCATCAAATTATTGGAAAATGGAGGGCAGTATCGGGAAGTAGCGTGTTAGTAATAGAATTTCAAGAAGGAGGCAGAATTCGCGTTGAGCGATTTGGATATCTAAGACAAACTGGATGGCGGAGTAAAAGAGGACGACTTAAAAATTCTGATTTAAAACGTTGGCAATACGATGCAGATGCTATAGTAGGAAGCTATATGCTTAATGAACCTAATCGCATAAGCATTTTTTTAGATTTAACAGGAGTGGATTGGAGAAATGAGGCGCGTCCGTCGCCGTTAGAAATTCGATTTAATGGAACATATATTTTTGATTCAAGGTCTGAGTTCCGCCTCATTTCCAGTAATAATATCAGAGGTATTCCTTGTATGAATGATTTAAGTCAAACGAATATTTCAAATAGATGGCGTAGTTTCAGCTGTAATTACATTAGTTTTGTAAGAGTTCAATAA
- a CDS encoding pyruvate carboxylase subunit B, translating to MFAKLKESKTQTIPLRITDTTLRDAHQSIWATRMRTADIMEIIDAIDNCGYYSLECWGGATFDVCMRFLREDPWERLRLIKKAAHKTPLQMLLRGQNLVGYRNYPDDVVERFIQLAIKNGVDIFRVFDALNDSRNLEKAIKFVKKYGGHAQGTLAYTISPVHTVEKYVSDAKEQVQMGIDSLCIKDMAGILSPIAARNLVTALVNCKEINVPIQLHTHGTSGMGVPTYVEGVQAGAGAIDCTVSSMALTTSQPPVETLVAIFKDTDYAAEIDLEAVSKCATFFKNLFPRRVPKTANFVNTIDPDILIHQIPGGMISNFRSQLEMQGALGKLDDVLKEVSAVRKDFGYPPLVTPTSQIVGNQAALNIISGERYKMVPKEARDYVKGMYGRSPVKMDAAFVKKILGDEKQIDHRPADDLKPFLDKATDELDPKHITQDEDILSYAVFPDVAIEFFKWREKPEDERDVIPADVEMAQSCAEEAKAATKTAKEKVAPMIHNDDYSGIAHILSQSGGVVFDEFVIKKGDFSVCLKTGGATTGSATVAAPAQKASNTEGTAVAEPAEAKAAASEYSHTINSPITGTFYSASSPNAPKFVEIGKSIKAGDIVCTVEAMKLYNEIKSTKDGVVAAILAKDGEVVQKGQALIGLK from the coding sequence ATGTTCGCGAAGTTAAAAGAGAGTAAAACACAAACAATTCCGTTGAGAATTACTGATACAACGCTGAGAGACGCGCACCAATCGATTTGGGCGACGCGGATGAGAACCGCCGACATTATGGAAATTATTGACGCCATAGACAACTGCGGCTACTACTCTTTGGAGTGCTGGGGAGGCGCTACATTCGACGTATGTATGAGATTTTTGCGCGAAGACCCGTGGGAAAGATTGCGGCTTATAAAAAAAGCGGCGCACAAAACCCCGCTTCAAATGCTTTTGCGCGGACAAAATTTGGTCGGCTACCGCAACTATCCCGACGACGTAGTGGAGCGCTTTATTCAGTTGGCAATCAAAAACGGCGTGGATATTTTCAGAGTTTTCGACGCGCTCAACGACTCCCGAAATCTCGAAAAAGCGATTAAATTCGTGAAAAAATACGGCGGACACGCTCAAGGAACGCTTGCCTACACGATTTCGCCCGTCCATACCGTAGAAAAATACGTGTCGGACGCAAAAGAACAGGTGCAAATGGGAATAGACTCGCTCTGCATTAAGGATATGGCGGGAATTTTATCGCCCATCGCCGCGCGAAACTTGGTGACGGCGCTCGTAAATTGCAAGGAAATAAACGTGCCTATTCAACTGCACACTCACGGAACAAGCGGAATGGGCGTGCCGACTTATGTGGAAGGCGTTCAGGCGGGCGCGGGCGCGATTGACTGCACGGTGTCGAGTATGGCTCTTACCACTTCTCAGCCGCCTGTGGAAACGCTTGTCGCAATATTTAAGGACACGGATTACGCCGCCGAAATCGACTTGGAAGCCGTGTCAAAATGCGCGACTTTCTTTAAGAATTTGTTCCCGCGCCGCGTGCCGAAAACCGCAAATTTTGTAAACACCATAGACCCCGACATCCTTATTCACCAAATCCCCGGCGGAATGATTTCCAATTTCCGTTCGCAACTCGAAATGCAGGGAGCTTTGGGCAAATTGGACGACGTTCTCAAAGAGGTAAGCGCAGTTCGCAAGGATTTCGGCTATCCGCCTTTGGTTACGCCCACCTCGCAAATTGTTGGAAATCAGGCGGCGCTCAACATAATTTCGGGCGAAAGATACAAAATGGTGCCCAAAGAAGCAAGAGATTACGTTAAAGGAATGTACGGTCGCTCTCCCGTTAAAATGGACGCGGCGTTCGTTAAAAAAATATTGGGCGACGAAAAGCAAATCGACCACCGCCCCGCAGACGATTTAAAGCCGTTTTTGGACAAAGCGACCGACGAATTAGACCCAAAACACATAACTCAAGACGAGGATATTTTGTCTTACGCAGTGTTTCCCGACGTGGCAATAGAATTCTTTAAATGGCGCGAAAAACCCGAAGACGAGCGCGACGTTATTCCCGCCGACGTAGAAATGGCGCAAAGTTGCGCCGAAGAGGCAAAAGCGGCGACAAAAACAGCAAAAGAAAAAGTTGCGCCGATGATACACAACGACGATTACAGCGGAATTGCCCATATTTTAAGCCAAAGCGGCGGCGTTGTATTTGACGAATTTGTTATCAAAAAAGGCGATTTTTCGGTGTGCCTTAAGACAGGCGGGGCAACGACCGGCTCAGCCACCGTAGCCGCGCCAGCCCAAAAAGCTTCTAATACGGAAGGAACAGCGGTGGCTGAGCCTGCCGAAGCCAAAGCGGCGGCGAGCGAATATTCGCACACAATAAATTCGCCGATTACGGGAACGTTTTATTCTGCTTCCTCGCCAAACGCGCCGAAATTTGTAGAAATCGGAAAAAGCATTAAAGCCGGCGACATAGTTTGCACGGTCGAAGCGATGAAGCTTTACAACGAAATAAAATCGACAAAAGACGGCGTAGTCGCGGCGATTTTGGCAAAAGACGGCGAAGTTGTGCAAAAAGGACAGGCGTTAATCGGGTTAAAATAA
- a CDS encoding penicillin-binding protein activator LpoB, translating into MGIKAFLVSVLATTYLFANLSIAVIDFDAGGHCTNEQAVVITNLFRNELIRSGRANVADRGNMERILAEMQFQMSDWADPSRIKAVGRMIGADYLITGQFSKLGDNLHLIVQMLDIETARAVNSSRITLANVEEFNERVKAFAADFIQKLPAGNIFTGTWSADVMHGDVIDNYVIIFGTNNRCRIEITSLVNGREFAEDVDGTYSYDGEILRINAVLRESGIPHLRMIQWRSVVSMSADNTSFNMSIIPSRASNNQMRTTFIRH; encoded by the coding sequence ATGGGTATTAAAGCGTTTTTGGTTTCGGTCTTGGCAACAACGTACTTGTTCGCTAATCTCTCAATCGCAGTAATCGACTTTGACGCGGGCGGTCATTGCACAAACGAACAAGCGGTGGTTATCACTAACTTGTTCCGCAACGAACTAATCCGCTCGGGTAGAGCGAACGTTGCCGACCGCGGGAATATGGAAAGAATTCTCGCCGAAATGCAGTTTCAGATGAGCGACTGGGCAGACCCGTCGAGGATTAAGGCTGTAGGAAGAATGATTGGCGCGGATTATCTTATCACGGGGCAATTCAGCAAACTTGGCGACAACCTGCATTTGATTGTGCAAATGCTTGACATTGAAACAGCGAGAGCGGTAAACTCTTCGCGGATAACTTTGGCAAACGTTGAAGAATTTAACGAAAGAGTAAAAGCGTTTGCCGCTGATTTTATTCAAAAATTACCCGCGGGAAACATATTTACGGGAACTTGGTCGGCAGATGTAATGCACGGCGACGTTATCGACAATTATGTAATAATTTTTGGTACCAATAATCGTTGCCGAATTGAAATAACGTCTCTCGTAAACGGACGAGAATTCGCCGAAGACGTTGACGGAACTTATTCTTACGACGGCGAAATTCTAAGAATAAACGCCGTGTTGAGAGAGAGCGGTATTCCGCACCTCAGAATGATACAGTGGCGAAGCGTTGTTTCTATGAGCGCCGACAATACATCGTTTAATATGAGTATTATTCCAAGCCGCGCAAGCAACAATCAAATGAGGACTACGTTTATCAGACACTAA
- the mutL gene encoding DNA mismatch repair endonuclease MutL translates to MPQIKLLAKNVVEQIAAGEVIDRPSSIVKELLENSIDSGADKITVIFDNGGISRIKITDNGCGIEKDQLTLAITPHATSKITAAEDLYSVSTMGFRGEALASIASASKFSLSSSTTEDGAGYKISVNGGASAVSTGSTTATAEIEPIAHVKGTTVECLDLFFNLPARKKFLKSEKSERLSILTTVEQVFIAFPTIHFTCIADGKKIYDIPAAKDHRVRISQLAGTEFAQDLIYCRNETAEMSAEIYICSPSQAKPKPKYQNLYVNLRKIDNNSVSMAIRESFSRFVSAYGNKPSWFCFLDIEPSKIDVNVHPTKQMIKFDDERALFSFIFRTVLTELETCQNAAVGAYCIRPEKNIDDGNPGVCNTPLRSTMPTVSTGSATTNYSYTQNIPQRFAVEEKNGKYELFTNTKFSETPEKPTQMSISFLDKISAEEKETPLLGMGIDKNALDSVSCFQVHSRYIAVSVSDGLLFIDQHAAHERILYEKILDAMDVGIESQSLLFPITMELKPYEKEALLSVNEFFSKAGFDIKDFGQNTVAVYSMPSDFKYESQLKDAIEDMIEQFLKENNSAILSSVHRHFAASYACGAAIKFGKSLTTEEMNALLTALFSTKNPHICPHGRPTFSKLGLAEIGKRFLR, encoded by the coding sequence ATGCCCCAAATAAAACTTCTGGCAAAAAATGTCGTAGAACAAATAGCGGCGGGCGAGGTGATCGATCGCCCGTCGTCTATCGTTAAAGAGCTCTTGGAAAACTCCATAGACAGCGGCGCCGACAAAATAACGGTAATTTTCGACAACGGCGGAATTTCGCGGATAAAAATTACGGACAACGGTTGCGGTATCGAAAAAGACCAGCTGACCTTAGCGATAACCCCTCACGCAACAAGCAAAATAACCGCCGCCGAAGACCTGTATTCCGTCTCCACAATGGGATTTCGCGGCGAGGCGTTGGCAAGTATCGCGAGCGCAAGCAAATTTTCGCTTTCGTCCTCCACAACCGAAGACGGCGCGGGCTACAAAATATCGGTTAATGGCGGGGCTTCGGCGGTTTCGACAGGCTCAACCACCGCAACCGCCGAGATAGAGCCGATTGCTCACGTAAAAGGCACAACGGTAGAGTGTTTGGACTTATTTTTTAACCTTCCCGCGCGAAAAAAATTCTTAAAGAGTGAAAAAAGCGAAAGATTATCGATTTTAACAACCGTCGAGCAAGTTTTTATAGCGTTTCCGACAATTCATTTTACCTGTATCGCCGACGGAAAAAAAATCTACGACATTCCCGCGGCAAAAGACCACAGAGTAAGAATTTCGCAACTCGCAGGCACGGAATTCGCCCAAGATTTAATTTATTGCCGCAACGAAACAGCCGAAATGTCCGCCGAAATCTACATTTGCTCGCCGTCGCAGGCAAAACCCAAGCCAAAATACCAAAATTTATATGTAAACCTGCGAAAAATCGACAATAACTCGGTTTCAATGGCTATTCGCGAAAGCTTTTCGCGCTTCGTGTCCGCCTACGGAAACAAGCCCTCGTGGTTCTGTTTTTTGGATATAGAGCCGTCCAAAATCGACGTAAACGTCCACCCCACCAAACAAATGATAAAATTCGACGACGAACGAGCGCTTTTTTCGTTCATTTTCCGTACTGTTTTAACGGAATTGGAGACTTGCCAAAATGCCGCTGTAGGGGCGTATTGCATACGCCCTGAAAAAAACATTGACGACGGTAATCCGGGCGTATGCAATACGCCCCTACGTTCAACAATGCCGACGGTTTCGACAGGTTCAGCCACCACAAATTACTCTTACACCCAAAACATCCCGCAAAGATTTGCCGTCGAAGAAAAAAACGGAAAATACGAGTTATTTACAAACACAAAATTCAGCGAAACGCCCGAAAAACCAACGCAAATGTCCATATCTTTTTTAGATAAAATTTCGGCGGAGGAAAAAGAAACGCCATTGCTCGGAATGGGCATAGACAAAAACGCTTTAGACTCGGTAAGTTGTTTTCAGGTTCACAGCAGATACATCGCAGTTTCGGTTTCGGACGGGCTTCTTTTCATTGACCAACACGCCGCCCACGAACGAATTTTATACGAAAAAATTCTCGACGCAATGGACGTCGGCATAGAAAGCCAATCGCTCCTTTTCCCAATAACAATGGAACTGAAACCATACGAAAAAGAGGCGCTTTTGTCCGTAAACGAGTTTTTCTCCAAAGCAGGTTTCGACATCAAAGACTTCGGACAAAACACGGTCGCCGTATATTCAATGCCCTCGGATTTTAAATACGAAAGCCAACTGAAAGACGCGATAGAAGATATGATAGAGCAATTTTTAAAAGAAAACAACTCCGCAATCCTTTCCTCCGTTCACCGCCATTTCGCCGCCTCCTACGCCTGCGGCGCGGCAATAAAATTCGGCAAATCCCTGACAACCGAAGAAATGAACGCCTTATTAACCGCCCTTTTTTCAACCAAAAACCCCCACATCTGCCCCCACGGAAGACCAACTTTTTCAAAGCTTGGACTAGCAGAAATCGGCAAGCGGTTTTTGAGGTAA
- a CDS encoding DUF2335 domain-containing protein — MKNKEEVVISQQHEIAYSGPLPPATELGKYEQILVGAAQRILILAEKEAEHRHIIENKFMKSVARGQIFAFFLILLSLAVMSVGIILNVPLATIPPAIVALSGLASAFIGKNSQIKE; from the coding sequence ATGAAAAATAAAGAAGAAGTCGTAATTAGCCAACAACACGAAATAGCATATTCGGGACCTCTTCCGCCTGCAACCGAGCTTGGAAAATATGAGCAAATTTTAGTGGGCGCGGCGCAAAGAATATTAATTCTTGCAGAAAAAGAGGCGGAGCATAGACATATTATTGAAAACAAATTTATGAAATCTGTTGCGAGAGGACAAATTTTTGCATTCTTTCTTATATTGTTGTCGCTTGCGGTTATGTCTGTCGGAATAATATTAAATGTTCCTTTGGCGACAATACCGCCCGCAATAGTCGCGCTTTCAGGTTTGGCTTCTGCATTTATCGGTAAGAATTCTCAAATAAAAGAATAA
- a CDS encoding M48 family metallopeptidase encodes MATKSMSFTSKKQEYVGIATQQWRNNLRSVALLAAFPILVFALLYAGCYALVAFGEGHGEPAIIANELFFGSFPFVGVGIFLWFIIAYFTNVYIIDKATGAHTLERKENKRVYNLVENLCISCGMQMPKLHVIEDRALNAFASGVSKKSYTVTLTRGIIDTLDDKELEGVIAHELMHIRNNDVRVLIISIVFVGIFAMIAEISMRSLFYSSMRGGRRGNSKDNGGGAILILLAVVLASVGYGISILMRFAISRKREYMADAGAAELTKNPLALANALRKISGNPVLQKQDEDIAQMFIEHRAPKEGFRAAFAGVFATHPPIAKRISVLEQF; translated from the coding sequence ATGGCGACGAAATCGATGTCTTTTACGTCGAAAAAACAGGAATACGTGGGAATTGCCACACAGCAGTGGCGCAATAATTTAAGGTCGGTCGCGCTTTTGGCGGCTTTTCCGATACTCGTATTTGCCTTGCTTTATGCAGGATGTTATGCGCTTGTGGCGTTTGGGGAAGGGCACGGCGAGCCTGCAATTATTGCGAACGAACTGTTTTTCGGCTCTTTTCCGTTTGTCGGGGTAGGCATATTTTTGTGGTTTATAATCGCATATTTTACCAATGTTTATATAATCGATAAAGCGACGGGCGCGCACACTTTGGAGCGCAAAGAAAACAAACGGGTGTATAATCTTGTGGAAAACTTGTGTATTTCGTGCGGAATGCAAATGCCGAAATTGCACGTCATAGAAGACCGCGCCCTAAACGCGTTTGCAAGCGGCGTAAGCAAAAAATCCTACACAGTCACCCTTACTCGCGGCATTATAGATACTCTTGACGACAAAGAATTAGAGGGAGTTATAGCCCACGAACTTATGCACATTCGCAACAACGACGTCCGCGTTCTCATAATTTCCATTGTTTTTGTCGGAATTTTTGCAATGATTGCGGAGATTTCGATGCGCTCGCTTTTTTATTCAAGTATGCGCGGTGGCAGAAGAGGAAACAGCAAAGACAACGGCGGCGGCGCAATACTTATTTTGCTCGCGGTTGTGCTTGCTTCGGTCGGATACGGAATTTCCATTTTAATGCGTTTTGCAATCAGTCGAAAAAGGGAATATATGGCGGACGCAGGAGCGGCGGAACTAACCAAAAACCCCTTGGCTTTGGCGAACGCTTTACGCAAAATTTCGGGAAATCCCGTCTTGCAAAAACAGGACGAAGACATTGCCCAAATGTTTATTGAACACAGAGCGCCAAAAGAGGGCTTCAGAGCGGCGTTTGCGGGAGTATTTGCAACTCACCCGCCGATTGCCAAGCGCATTTCGGTGTTGGAGCAGTTTTAA
- a CDS encoding phosphatase PAP2 family protein, which yields MKNVFLSLFLLVFLMNGQVQGQTQGQTRGSAPTGFSAAYLFVPLSLIGAGAIMTAGGNLNQSVEDKFAEHRGRPYKFDDVLMYVPSAMVYGFSLFAEPKHDWWDRSMILGTSATFVLSTLIVKQVIDHQRPDGSKNTSFPSGHTAVAFVGAEIVRREYPAWCGAIAYSMAGTVAFMRLYNKRHWVGDVVAGAGFGILSVSAAYWLLPVQQRIMSRSRFRSRETAVAVNPYFDNEKIGLFLTFSPR from the coding sequence ATGAAAAATGTTTTTTTGTCGCTTTTTTTGCTTGTATTTTTGATGAATGGGCAGGTGCAGGGGCAAACGCAAGGGCAGACACGGGGGTCTGCCCCTACGGGGTTTTCGGCGGCGTATCTTTTTGTTCCGCTTTCGTTGATTGGTGCGGGAGCGATAATGACTGCAGGCGGAAATCTAAACCAATCGGTCGAAGATAAATTCGCAGAACACCGCGGTCGTCCTTACAAATTCGATGATGTTTTAATGTACGTTCCGTCCGCAATGGTTTACGGTTTTTCGCTTTTCGCCGAGCCAAAACACGATTGGTGGGACAGGTCAATGATTTTGGGAACTTCGGCGACTTTCGTGCTTTCCACGCTTATAGTTAAGCAGGTCATAGACCATCAAAGACCCGACGGCAGCAAAAACACGTCTTTTCCGTCGGGGCATACCGCAGTCGCTTTTGTCGGCGCAGAAATAGTTCGCCGCGAATATCCCGCGTGGTGCGGAGCGATAGCTTATTCAATGGCTGGCACGGTGGCTTTTATGCGGCTGTATAATAAAAGACATTGGGTCGGCGATGTTGTTGCGGGAGCGGGTTTCGGCATTTTGAGCGTTAGCGCGGCGTACTGGTTGCTTCCTGTGCAACAGAGGATAATGTCGCGGTCGAGATTTAGGTCGAGAGAGACGGCGGTTGCGGTAAATCCGTATTTTGATAATGAAAAAATTGGGTTGTTTTTGACTTTTTCACCGAGATAA